One genomic segment of Brachionichthys hirsutus isolate HB-005 chromosome 13, CSIRO-AGI_Bhir_v1, whole genome shotgun sequence includes these proteins:
- the vps72a gene encoding vacuolar protein sorting 72 homolog a gives MSLVVGREPRKTAGNRMSKLLDAEEEDEFYKTTYGGFNDESGDDEYHGEHSDTEDEVDSDFDIDEGDEPDSDQEDAAPRRKSRVVTKAYEEPIKLPKPKPKRPSEEQKKTEKTKVELKRRIPQEYQDFGEARKSVRQSTSEHTRKTNLRLQERQDAPRRRRGAHRDRPLTQEELLAEAKVTAEINVRSLENYERLEADKKKEVHKKRRFEGPTIRFHSVLMPLVSHAVLKEENVDVEGLDQDVPQAAPQNPAAPSQQPAGGLCSRTYITFSDDEAFEAAFPHGDQSSPLLPVQEVCPVTHKAALYRDPVTDIPYANARAFRIIREAYRKYVAAHGFPNTSGGGGGGGGGGGAAGLDALVGRGARQKMVVRQSAVGT, from the exons ATGAGTCTGGTAGTCGGCCGTGAACCCAGAAAGACTGCGGGTAACCGCATGTCAAAGCTGCTGGATGCCGAAGAAGAGGATGAATTCTACAAGACAACTTATGGAGGCTTCAACGAC GAATCGGGAGATGACGAGTATCACGGGGAACATTCCGACACCGAGGACGAGGTCGACAGCGACTTCGACATCGACGAAGGCGACGAGCCAGACAGCGACCAGGAGGATGCGGCGCCTCGGAGGAAAAGTCGGGTTGTGACTAAAGCGTACGAG GAACCGATAAAGTTGccaaaacccaaacccaaaagACCGTCGGAGGAACAGAAGAAGACCGAGAAAACTAAAGTGGAGCTCAAAAGGCGGATTCCACAAGAATATCAAGACTTCGGAGAGG CTCGGAAGTCTGTCCGACAGTCGACCAGCGAGCATACCCGGAAGACCAACCTACGCCTGCAGGAGCGCCAGGACGCCCCCCGGAGGCGGCGGGGCGCTCACCGGGACCGGCCCCTGacccaggaggagctgctggccgAGGCCAAAGTAACCGCCGAGATCAACGTCCGATCTCTAG AGAATTACGAGCGCCTGGAGGCGGACAAGAAGAAGGAAGTCCACAAGAAGCGGCGATTCGAGGGGCCGACCATCCGCTTCCATTCGGTGCTGATGCCGCTGGTCTCGCACGCCGTCTTAAAAGAAGAAAACGTTGACGTGGAGGG GTTGGATCAGGACGTCCCGCAGGCGGCGCCCCAGAATCCCGCCGCCCCGTCCCAGCAGCCCGCCGGCGGCCTGTGCTCCCGCACCTACATCACCTTCAGCGACGACGAGGCCTTCGAGGCGGCGTTCCCCCACGGGGACCAATCGAGCCCTCTGCTCCCCGTCCAGGAGGTGTGTCCCGTCACCCACAAGGCCGCGCTGTACAGAGACCCCGTCACCGACATACCGTACGCCAACGCTCGGGCCTTCCGCATCATCCGGGAGGCTTACCGGAAATACGTGGCCGCGCACGGCTTTCCGAACACGtccgggggaggaggagggggaggaggaggaggaggagcggcgggGCTCGACGCGTTGGTGGGGAGGGGCGCCCGGCAGAAGATGGTGGTCAGGCAGAGCGCCGTGGGAACATGA
- the LOC137903276 gene encoding leucine-rich repeat and immunoglobulin-like domain-containing nogo receptor-interacting protein 1 has protein sequence MFEGVAVHQWLCRGALYLLTAGVALTSQTRWPCPQPCRCYAEPPEVNCSGGRFASAPIVLPRDAKLLNLTHNGIKTLPRQQFRNLTQLLDLDLSDNIMSAIEVEAFVGLQSLMSLRLARNRLKILPVGAFVGLSNLKFLDISSNEILVFLDFTFLDLTLLQLMKATGNELVFVSRQAFAGLTSLQELHLDGRNLTAVPTEALAQLGGLRILCFHQLGLSTLPNYSFSRLERLKELVLARCPWLENLSGNSLFDLNLTSLTIRHCKLAAVPYVPLQHLVYLVYLDLSYNPISHIHGNLLGVLVRLQELHLVGGLLICIEHGAFRGLTRLELLNVSENLLTTLEVGAFHSVETLKTVGLDRNPLTCDCRLLWVVQRRLELDFGRDPPTCSTSVQLQGWTFQDIVPGLLTCRRPRILTRKPQGGTVDQGHTVAFYCDAEGDPAPSVTWLDPRLEPLSSVGRIQALANGTLEVRYAQPQDSGAYRCVASNAAGNDSLTVSLHVRSWPSSSKKPSHLKGGFAFPSASPSRNGTQTRPFDVKTLLIATTIGFLSFSSSVGVCFIFIFFWSKSKGKIKHTATIAYVPRSATPNNQGGTSSYMEKSRVTMKLI, from the coding sequence ATGTTTGAGGGGGTCGCCGTCCACCAGTGGCTGTGCCGGGGAGCCCTCTACCTGTTGACGGCGGGGGTCGCGTTGACGTCCCAGACCCGGTGGCCGTGCCCTCAGCCCTGCCGCTGCTACGCCGAGCCGCCGGAGGTGAACTGCTCTGGAGGCCGGTTTGCCTCGGCGCCCATCGTTCTCCCACGGGACGCCAAACTGCTGAATTTAACACACAACGGGATCAAGACTCTGCCGCGGCAGCAGTTCCGGAACCTGACACAACTTTTAGACTTGGATTTGAGCGACAATATCATGTCGGCCATCGAAGTCGAGGCCTTTGTCGGCTTGCAAAGTCTGATGAGTCTGCGTCTGGCTCGCAACCGCCTTAAGATCCTTCCTGTCGGGGCTTTTGTTGGTTTGTCAAACCTGAAGTTTCTGGACATAAGCAGCAATGAAATCCTTGTTTTTCTAGACTTTACTTTCCTTGACTTGACGCTCCTGCAGTTAATGAAAGCAACCGGTAATGAGCTGGTGTTCGTCTCCCGTCAAGCTTTCGCCGGTTTAACCAGCCTGCAGGAGCTTCACCTCGACGGGCGCAACCTCACCGCCGTGCCGACAGAAGCTCTCGCGCAGCTCGGCGGGCTGAGGATTCTTTGCTTTCACCAGCTGGGCCTCTCGACGCTGCCCAACTACTCCTTCAGTCGCCTGGAGCGCCTCAAGGAGTTGGTTCTCGCTCGCTGCCCCTGGCTAGAGAACCTCTCAGGAAACTCTCTCTTTGACTTAAATCTGACGTCCCTCACCATCAGACACTGCAAGCTCGCTGCGGTCCCGTACGTCCCTCTGCAGCACCTTGTGTACCTTGTGTACCTTGACCTTTCTTATAATCCGATCTCCCACATTCACGGGAACCTGCTCGGAGTCCTGGTCCGGCTCCAGGAACTTCATCTGGTGGGGGGGTTGCTGATCTGCATCGAACATGGGGCGTTCAGAGGTTTGACGCGTTTGGAGTTGCTGAATGTGTCTGAAAATCTTCTCACCACACTCGAGGTCGGAGCGTTCCATTCTGTGGAGACCCTTAAAACGGTCGGACTTGATCGGAACCCGCTAACGTGTGACTGCCGTTTGCTGTGGGTGGTGCAAAGACGGCTGGAGCTGGACTTTGGCCGCGATCCACCGACTTGCTCGACCTCCGTCCAGCTGCAGGGCTGGACTTTTCAAGATATTGTTCCCGGCCTGCTGACATGTCGACGGCCTCGCATCCTAACACGCAAACCTCAGGGAGGGACAGTCGATCAGGGGCATACGGTGGCGTTTTACTGCGATGCAGAAGGGGACCCAGCTCCATCCGTCACCTGGCTAGACCCACGGCTAGAACCGTTATCTAGCGTTGGCAGGATACAGGCGCTCGCCAATGGTACGCTCGAGGTTCGCTATGCTCAGCCTCAAGACAGCGGCGCTTATCGCTGCGTGGCATCGAACGCGGCGGGAAATGACAGCCTGACGGTTAGCTTGCACGTCCGAAGCTGGCCATCGTCCTCTAAAAAACCTTCTCACCTCAAAGGAGGGTTTGCCTTTCCTTCGGCCTCCCCAAGCAGGAATGGAACTCAAACGCGCCCCTTCGATGTCAAGACGTTACTGATAGCAACGACCATTGGGTTCCTCTCATTTTCCAGCTCTGTAGGCGtatgcttcatcttcatcttcttctggaGCAAGAGCAAAGGGAAAATAAAGCACACAGCCACGATAGCATACGTGCCACGAAGTGCCACGCCCAACAATCAGGGAGGCACATCCAGCTACATGGAGAAAAGCAGGGTCACCATGAAACTAATATGA
- the LOC137903083 gene encoding cathepsin S-like, whose product MFRSLLSVVLCGIAMAVMDFELDRHWEIWKKAHERSYSQQIEECGRRRIWEENLNMISLHNLEASLGLHSYELAMNHMGDLTAEEVAGMLSGTIVPDELDRVPSEFFKVNLSVSVPPSVDLRAEGLVTEVKQQGLCGSCWAFSAVGALEGQLKKTKGVLVSLSPQNLVDCATKHGNKGCDGGFMTSAFQYVIDNQGIESDASYPYIGRAGHCKYNPRNRAAGCSSYASLPKGDEAALKAAVAHVGPISVAIYSSSPKFVFYRHGVYRDKACNKKVNHGVLVVGYGTERGHDYWLVKNSWGTAYGEEGYVKMARNKGNQCGIALAACYPIL is encoded by the exons ATGTTTCGGAGCTTGCTTTCTGTCGTCCTCTGCGGAATTGCGATGGCCGTTATGGATTTTGAGCTGGACCGGCACTGGGAGATCTGGAAGAAAGCGCATGAGAGAAGCTACTCTCAGCAG ATTGAGGAGTGTGGACGCCGGCGGATATGGGAGGAGAACCTGAACATGATTAGCCTTCACAACCTGGAAGCCTCCCTGGGTTTGCACTCCTACGAGCTGGCGATGAATCACATGGGCGACTTg ACCGCTGAGGAGGTAGCCGGAATGCTCTCTGGTACCATCGTGCCCGATGAGCTGGACAGAGTCCCTTCAGAATTCTTCAAGGTCAACCTCAGTGTCTCCGTCCCTCCCTCGGTGGACTTGAGGGCCGAGGGCCTGGTGACAGAGGTGAAGCAGCAG GGCTTGTGTGGCTCTTGTTGGGCCTTCAGCGCCGTTGGAGCTCTAGAGGGACAACTAAAGAAGACCAAGGGAGTCCTGGTGTCCCTCAGTCCGCAGAACCTCGTCGATTGTGCCACGAAACACGGCAACAAAGGGTGCGACGGCGGCTTCATGACCAGCGCGTTCCAGTATGTCATTGACAACCAGGGGATCGAGTCGGACGCCAGCTACCCTTACATCGGCAGG gCTGGTCATTGCAAGTACAACCCAAGAAATCGTGCCGCCGGCTGCTCGAGCTACGCCAGCCTACCCAAGGGGGACGAAGCGGCGCTGAAGGCGGCCGTGGCCCACGTCGGCCCCATCTCTGTGGCAATTTATTCCTCCAGCCCCAAGTTTGTCTTCTATCGACACG GCGTGTACAGGGACAAGGCGTGCAATAAGAAGGTGAACCACGGCGTGCTGGTCGTTGGCTACGGCACGGAGAGGGGGCACGACTACTGGCTGGTTAAGAACAG TTGGGGCACAGCGTATGGTGAGGAAGGCTACGTCAAGATGGCTCGGAACAAGGGCAACCAGTGTGGCATCGCTCTCGCTGCTTGTTACCCCATCTTGTGA
- the LOC137902905 gene encoding synaptic vesicle glycoprotein 2A-like: protein MEDNYQNRTAFIKGAKDIAKEVKRQASKKAGRTVDRVNDEYSKRSYSRFEEDDDYPTQGSQEGGGGGGGGGGGGGGYYRGDSQAANEDEGGHSDSTEGHDEDDEIYEGEYQGIPRADSGKGSLAGGPGSVRAGAQQFQDVGVSEAERRKDQEELAQQYETILQECGHGKFQWTLYFVLGLALMADGVEIFVVGFVLPSAERDMCLSEPNKSMLGLIVYFGMMVGAFLWGALADRIGRRQSLLISLSINSVFSFFSSFVQGYSTFLFCRLLSGVGIGGSIPIVFSFYSEFLAQEKRGEHLSWLCMFWMIGGIYASAMAWAIIPHYGWSFQMGSAYQFHSWRVFVLVCAFPCVAAIAALSAMPESPRFYLENGKHDEGWMILKLVHDTNMRSKGYPEKVFSVTTIKTVKPADELVDSGTDTAVWRRYGLKIMSLSKQIRNNIVACFRPEYKRTTFMLMAVWFTMSFSYYGLTVWFPDMIKYIQKQEYESRTKTFSKERVEHVTFNFTLENQVHRDGHYFNDKFLNLKMKSMVFEDSVFEECYFEDITSTHTFFRNCTFIASLFYNTDLFKYRFVDCKLINSTFLHNKEGCMLDFSDDFNNAYMIYFVNFLGTLAVLPGNIVSALLMDKIGRLRMLAGSSIISCVSCFFLMFGNSESGMIALLCLFGGISIASWNALDVITVELYPSDKRTTAFGFLNALCKLAAVLGISIFQSFVGITKAVPIIFAAGALAAGSFLATKLPETRGQVLQ from the exons ATGGAGGACAATTACCAAAACCGGACTGCATTCATAAAAGGTGCCAAAGACATCGCCAAAGAAGTGAAGCGACAAGCGTCCAAGAAAGCCGGCCGCACGGTGGACCGGGTGAACGACGAGTACAGCAAGCGCTCCTACAGCCGATTCGAGGAGGACGACGACTACCCGACGCAGGGAagccaggagggggggggaggcggagggggaggcggaggaggaggaggcggctacTACCGTGGCGACAGCCAGGCCGCCAACGAGGACGAGGGCGGCCACAGCGACTCCACGGAGGGTCACGACGAGGACGATGAAATCTACGAAGGCGAGTACCAGGGGATCCCCAGGGCGGATTCGGGGAAGGGCAGCCTGGCCGGGGGCCCCGGCTCGGTGAGGGCCGGCGCCCAGCAGTTCCAAGATGTGGGCGTGTCCGAAGCCGAGAGGAGGAAGGACCAGGAGGAACTGGCGCAGCAGTACGAGACCATCTTGCAAGAATGCGGCCACGGGAAGTTCCAGTGGACGCTGTATTTCGTGCTGGGGCTGGCGCTCATGGCGGACGGCGTCGAGATCTTCGTGGTCGGCTTCGTCCTGCCCAGCGCCGAGAGGGACATGTGCCTGTCTGAGCCTAACAAAAGCATGCTAG GTCTGATTGTATATTTCGGGATGATGGTCGGCGCGTTCCTCTGGGGGGCTCTGGCAGACCGGATCGGCCGCCGACAGtctctcctcatctctctctccatcaacagcgtcttctccttcttctcctccttcgtcCAGGGCTACAGCACCTTCCTGTTTTGCCGGCTCCTCTCGGGCGTTGG GATCGGTGGCTCGATCCCCATCGTCTTTTCCTTCTACTCTGAATTCCTCGCCCAGGAGAAGCGTGGCGAGCACCTCAGCTGGCTCTGCATGTTCTGGATGATCGGGGGCATCTATGCGTCCGCCATGGCCTGGGCTATAATCCCACACTACG gATGGAGTTTCCAGATGGGTTCGGCGTATCAGTTCCACAGCTGGCGTGTGTTTGTCTTGGTTTGCGCGTTCCCTTGCGTGGCAGCCATCGCCGCCCTCAGCGCCATGCCGGAGAGCCCGCGCTTCTACTTGGAG AATGGCAAACACGACGAAGGCTGGATGATCCTGAAGCTGGTTCACGACACCAACATGCGATCGAAGGGCTACCCGGAGAAAGTGTTTTCA GTCACCACAATTAAGACGGTGAAACCGGCGGATGAGCTGGTGGACAGCGGCACCGATACGGCCGTGTGGCGGCGCTACGGCCTGAAGATCATGAGCCTCTCAAAGCAG ATACGGAATAACATCGTCGCCTGCTTCCGGCCGGAGTACAAGCGGACCACGTTCATGCTCATGGCCGTTTGGTTCACCATGTCGTTCAG ctactACGGCCTGACGGTGTGGTTCCCGGACATGATCAAATACATCCAGAAGCAGGAGTACGAGTCGCGCACAAAGACCTTCAGCAAGGAGCGAGTGGAGCACGTCACCTTCAACTTCACGCTGGAGAACCAAGTGCACCGCGACGGCCACTACTTCAACGACAA GTTCCTCAACCTGAAGATGAAGTCCATGGTGTTCGAGGACTCGGTGTTCGAGGAGTGCTACTTTGAGGACATCACGTCGACGCACACCTTTTTCAGGAACTGCACCTTCATCGCCAGCTTGTTCTACAATACAG ATTTGTTCAAATACAGGTTTGTCGACTGTAAACTCATCAACAGCACGTTTCTCCACAACAAGGAGGGCTGCATGCTGGACTTCAGCGACGATTTCAACAATGCCTACATGATATATTTTGTCAACTTCCTCGGCACGTTGGCAGTGTTGCCTGGCAACATCGTCTCCGCGCTGCTGATGGATAAAATCGGCCGTTTACGGATGCTGG CGGGATCCAGCATCATCTCGTGCGTCAGCTGTTTCTTCCTGATGTTTGGGAACAGCGAGTCGGGAATGATCGCCCTGCTGTGCCTGTTCGGTGGCATCAGCATCGCCTCGTGGAACGCCCTGGATGTGATAACGGTGGAGCTTTACCCCTCGGATAAAAG GACCACGGCGTTCGGCTTCCTGAACGCCCTCTGCAAGCTGGCGGCCGTCCTGGGCATCAGCATCTTCCAATCGTTTGTCGGCATCACCAAGGCCGTGCCCATCATCTTCGCCGCCGGCGCGCTCGCCGCAGGAAGTTTCCTCGCAACGAAGCTGCCCGAAACACGAGGCCAGGTGTTGCAGTAA